A single genomic interval of Gossypium raimondii isolate GPD5lz chromosome 11, ASM2569854v1, whole genome shotgun sequence harbors:
- the LOC105761091 gene encoding wall-associated receptor kinase-like 20, which yields MVHVIVVLFILVTQVSAHRPCPKCGKIKVPYPLSTDENCGDPRYRIYCNNGALEFMSAPGFYYKILSISPKANKLIIKPPLIQENTCYSSDLDQGGLMLDENLPFNISTRNTVMLFNCSDNILLSPLNCSSSSFCREFEEVGEGCGCKGTLCCHFLKDSSMTSHRIRTRLGGCTAYTCVVDKQPGEPLESWNFGIELQWLPPF from the coding sequence ATGGTGCATGTCAtagttgttttgtttattttagtaaCCCAAGTGTCAGCTCACCGTCCTTGTCCCAAATGTGGGAAGATAAAAGTTCCATATCCACTTAGCACTGATGAAAACTGTGGAGATCCCAGGTATAGAATCTACTGCAACAATGGTGCCTTGGAGTTCATGTCAGCTCCAGGGTTTTACTATAAGATTCTCAGCATTAGCCCTAAGGCTAATAAGCTTATTATAAAGCCACCTTTGATCCAGGAAAACACTTGTTACTCATCTGATCTCGATCAAGGAGGGTTGATGCTGGATGAGAACTTGCCTTTCAACATATCCACTCGTAACACTGTCATGTTATTCAACTGCTCCGATAACATTCTATTATCCCCATTGAATTGTTCTTCCAGCAGTTTCTGTAGGGAGTTTGAGGAAGTGGGGGAAGGGTGTGGGTGCAAAGGAACACTTTGCTGCCATTTCTTGAAAGATTCATCGATGACATCGCATAGGATCAGGACCAGGCTGGGAGGCTGCACTGCTTATACTTGTGTGGTTGATAAACAGCCTGGTGAACCCCTTGAATCTTGGAACTTTGGCATTGAGCTGCAATGGTTGCCTCCTTTCTGA